In Planococcus sp. MB-3u-03, the DNA window AATAAAGCGGCGGCGTCTTCGATGTGGTTGTCGAGTGTATAGGAATCAGGTTTTGCCGAGTGGCCGTGACCTCTTGAATCGAGTGCGATAATGCGGCGCTTCGTACGGAAAAAATTGATTTCGCGGTAAAACATGGAGGAGCTGGTAGTTAATCCATGAAACAGGAGGAGCGGCTGGCCGCTTCCAATATCTTCGTAATACAGGCTAATATCGTTTTGGGTGAATATAGGCATTAGTTTCTTCCTCTCATCTCTATCTACTATTTTACTATACCTCAATAACACAAGCGCAAACGGGAAGCCGTCTGCGCTTGTCAGGTTTTGTCCAATTTATGCTTGCGGCTTTGCCATTTATCGATAAAGCTGAAAATCGCAGCGAGCAATAAGAACATGCTGAGGGTCGTATACCAAGGGAATTCCGAAATGGCTCTGCCGAAAGCGGTATAGAGGATAGCTGGAGCGATCAAACCAAGTGCGGAATAATACATGTATTCCCTGCGTGTATTGGTCATCTCCATCAAATAAAACGACAGAAGGTGAAAATGGACAAAGGGCATGACCCGCAGAATCATCACCTGGGAAACGGTTAGGTTGCGGTCAGGAAACCATTTGTCTTTCAAAGCGGCGAGTTTGGCACGGAAGCGCGGGAATTTATTGATCATCATATAAGAAATGAAACTCATCAGCGTCAATCCGATAAAAGACAGGATGGCGCCTTGGAAAACTGAAAGAAACCGCCTGCAATGCATACGGCGATCACCGGCAAAAACAGCAGCGGCCGGATCAAATGGAGCAAAATGAACAAAAGAGGCGCCCAAAGTCCCGCATGCCCAATGAAGTTTTCTATCGCTTGCTCGAACTCAGCCAAATCCACTGTTCTCCCCGCCTTTCAGCTTCTATTACTAATAAGGAAGAATAAGCGAAAAGGTCCGGAAAAGCAAGGATTTGTTTGATCCCCCCCAAATTAGGGGTATGAAAAATTATCTACATAAAACACATTTTGATAAGCATCTATGTTAACCATCATCAGGAAAAGGGAGAGGGTTTTATGAAAAGAAGCTTGAAAATAGCCAGTGCCTTCATCGGGATCGTTGTCGGCGCTGGCTTTGCGTCCGGACAGGAGATTTTGCAATATTTTACCAGTTTTGGCTATTGGGGTGTAGGCGGCGTCCTGGTCGCTACTGCATTATTCGGCTATATCGGGATGATTCTGACCCGTCTAGGAAGCCGTATGCAAACCACCTCACATGAAGACGTTGTCTACCGAATCAGCGGGAAATGGCTCGGAAAAGTGATCGACTATACATTGATTTTGACCTTATTCGGTATTTTAGTCGTTATGATCGCAGGAGCTGGATCGATATTTTCCCAACAATTCGATCTAGCGCCAGCATTCGGGCGCAGCATCATGATTGTATTGGTCATCGTGACCATCATGATGAACGTCAAAAAAGTCATCACGGTCATTTCCAGCATTACGCCGTTTTTGATTTTAATGGTAGTGGGCATCGCCATTTACAGTGTCATCACGATGGACAGCAGTTTCAGCGCACTCGACCCGGTTGCGAAAGAACAACTGTCCGCTACACCGAACTGGCTATTGTCGGCAATCAACTACGTGTCACTCGCCATCGCGCTTGGGGCATCGATGTCGCTCGTGATGGGTGGTGCCGAACAAGATGAGAAAGTAGCAGCCCGCGGCGGTTTGATCGGCGGGCTCGGTTTCGGCGTGTTGATCCTGCTCAGCTATGTGGCGATATTCGCGAAAGTGGATGTTGTCGGGGGAGCGGATTTGCCAATGCTCGCTATCGGGGATGATATCTCCCCAATTCTCGGAATCATCATGGCTGTTGTTATTTTTGCGATGATTTACAATACGGCTGTCAGCATGCTGCTGTCGTTCTCTGCACGGTTCACGGAAATCGGCACGAAGAAATTCCGGATTTTTGTTATCATTGCCGGATTGATCGCTTTTGCACTCAGCTTCGTCGGCTTCACTGCTTTGGTCAATTATCTGTACCCAGCAGTCGGCTATCTCGGCTTGCTGTTGATCGGGGCATTGATCTTGGCGGATATCCGCAAAGTTGGCAAAAACGACAAAGCCAAGCGCGACAAAGAAGCAACAAACTAAGAAAAGGCCTTCTGCCAAGCAGAAGGCCTTTTCTTAGTGTTGAAGAAGTCTATAATCCGTTATGAATGAAAAAGGAAATCACCATTTCTACATTCAAAAATCAATGTTCTATCTGAGTATTTGGAGAAGCGTTCGCTCGACTCCAGTGGATCAGCGAGACGACCGAGACCCCGCAAGCAGCGAAGCGGATGAGGAGGCTTGGGCGCGAGCCCACGGAAAGCGAGCGATAAGCTTCGGAAAATACGATTATTACGAGTTTTTGTCAAACTAAGAAAAGGCTTTCTGCCACGCAGAAGGCCTTTTTGGTATAGTGAAGAAAGAAAGTAGACATATATAGGAGGAATGGGATGAAGATTCTAATTGCCGGGGCCGGCGCGATGGCGTGTTTAGCTGGAGGCAAACTGAAGGCAAGCGGGGAAGAAGTGCGCTTATACAACCGCTTGAATCAACACGTGGAAGCCATCAATAAGCAAGGCTTGCGCATCGTCGAAAAAGATAATTCGGTTACGCAAATCGAGCTGGAGATTGTACAGGAGTTGAAAGCCGATGAGCAGGTGGATATCCTGCTCGTCCTGTTGAAAGCCCAGGCCAATGAAGCGGTGCTTGGAAAACTGCGCGGCAAGCTGGCTGAGGAGACGGTGATCGTCACGATGCAAAATGGCATCGGGAACGCCGAAACGATCCAACAATTGTTTCCGATGAATACGGTCGTCTCCGGAACACTTGGCCATGGCGCGAGCGTTGAACACGATGGCACAATTCTGCATAGGGGCTGGGGCATAAACTATTTGGGCAATGTCGAAGAAGAAGCTGCCAGCGAGAAACTCAAAGCTTTTGCCGAAAAATTGAGTACAGCGGGCATGAAAACGGAAGTGTCGGCAGACGTCAACGCCGTCATCTGGAATAAATTATTCGTCAATGCCGCTTTCAACTCCGTGACCGCCCTCACCCGCCTGAAGAACGGCGACATCCTCAATACGCAGGAAGGAGAAGACTTGCTGCGTGCGGTCACGGCAGAAGCGGTGCTCGTCGCCCGTGCGGAAGGGGTGGATGCGGACGCAGAAGCGGTCGCAGAGGAATGCCTGAGAATGGGCCGCCAGGATATCGGCGGCAATAAATCATCGATGCTCATGGACATCTTGAAGAAGCGCCAGACCGAAATCGAAGTCATCAATGGCGGCATCGTGAAGCTGGGGAAAAAACACGGAATCGAAACGCCCGTCAATGCCAGCTTGGCTGGGTTGATCCGCATCATCGAACAGAATTACAAGCTGCGCGTCGACGAATCGAGCGTACAAAAATAAGCCAGTTGCCGGGATTCCGGCAACTGGCTGTTCCTGTTAAGGCAAGTATTTCTTGATGATGGGCTGCATCCGGAAGCCGAACAGGCCGGCAAAGACAGCGAGCAGCACATCTTTTGGAAGAGGCACCGCCATCCAAGCCCAAGCCATCCCGTAAGTAAAGCCTTCCGGCGCGGCAAACCATAGTTTATAAGCGGCATACATCCAGTTGGTGCCGAACACGTAATTGATCGCTGTCGCTACAAGAGCTGCGAAGATAAACCCTTTTTTTGAAGGCATTTTTTCTGCAATCCAACCTGCTGCAAAAGCGGTAAAGATATAAGATAGGATAAAGCCGAATGTCGGCGAGATCAATGTGTCCATACCACCTGAAAACTTGGCGAAGACCGGGACGCCGGCAAGGCCGATTGCGGCATAAACGATCATCGCAGCAGCGCCGAGACGCTTGCCAAGCAGAATGCCGGCAAGAACTGCGAAGAAGGTCTGCAAGGTGATCGGCACGCCCCCGACGATCAGGAAAGAGGAAATATTGGCGCCGATCGCCATGAGCGCTGCGAACATGGCGATGTGAACGAGTGTTAAGGTACGCGAATGATTGCTGGATCTGGTTATTGAAGTTGTCATGAAAATCCTCCACTTCGTATGTACTAAAACCGAGTATAAAGAATGAGTTATTTTAAGTCAACTTATTTTTATAAAAGGTTTACTTAAAAAGTTCTGTGTTTCTTTTCCAATTTTCCGTATGATAAAAAGAAATGAATGAATCTTCAGGAAAGCAGGCGAGACTATGACGGAGTGGTGGAAAAAAGCAGTGGTGTATCAAATTTATCCGAGAAGTTTCATGGATTCTGATGGCGACGGGATTGGCGACATCCAAGGGATCATCCGCAAGCTGGATTATCTGGCGGAGCTCGGCGTGGATGTGTTATGGCTCTCCCCTGTCTACGATTCCCCGAACGATGACAATGGCTACGACATCCGCGATTACCAAAAAATCATGCAGGAGTTCGGGACGATGGACGATTTCGACCGGATGCTTGACGGAATTCACGAACGCGGGATGCGCCTTGTCATGGATTTGGTGGTCAATCATACTTCTGACGAACAC includes these proteins:
- a CDS encoding biotin transporter BioY: MTTSITRSSNHSRTLTLVHIAMFAALMAIGANISSFLIVGGVPITLQTFFAVLAGILLGKRLGAAAMIVYAAIGLAGVPVFAKFSGGMDTLISPTFGFILSYIFTAFAAGWIAEKMPSKKGFIFAALVATAINYVFGTNWMYAAYKLWFAAPEGFTYGMAWAWMAVPLPKDVLLAVFAGLFGFRMQPIIKKYLP
- a CDS encoding ketopantoate reductase family protein, whose amino-acid sequence is MKILIAGAGAMACLAGGKLKASGEEVRLYNRLNQHVEAINKQGLRIVEKDNSVTQIELEIVQELKADEQVDILLVLLKAQANEAVLGKLRGKLAEETVIVTMQNGIGNAETIQQLFPMNTVVSGTLGHGASVEHDGTILHRGWGINYLGNVEEEAASEKLKAFAEKLSTAGMKTEVSADVNAVIWNKLFVNAAFNSVTALTRLKNGDILNTQEGEDLLRAVTAEAVLVARAEGVDADAEAVAEECLRMGRQDIGGNKSSMLMDILKKRQTEIEVINGGIVKLGKKHGIETPVNASLAGLIRIIEQNYKLRVDESSVQK
- a CDS encoding YkvI family membrane protein, producing the protein MKRSLKIASAFIGIVVGAGFASGQEILQYFTSFGYWGVGGVLVATALFGYIGMILTRLGSRMQTTSHEDVVYRISGKWLGKVIDYTLILTLFGILVVMIAGAGSIFSQQFDLAPAFGRSIMIVLVIVTIMMNVKKVITVISSITPFLILMVVGIAIYSVITMDSSFSALDPVAKEQLSATPNWLLSAINYVSLAIALGASMSLVMGGAEQDEKVAARGGLIGGLGFGVLILLSYVAIFAKVDVVGGADLPMLAIGDDISPILGIIMAVVIFAMIYNTAVSMLLSFSARFTEIGTKKFRIFVIIAGLIAFALSFVGFTALVNYLYPAVGYLGLLLIGALILADIRKVGKNDKAKRDKEATN